One stretch of Pomacea canaliculata isolate SZHN2017 linkage group LG1, ASM307304v1, whole genome shotgun sequence DNA includes these proteins:
- the LOC112559286 gene encoding wings apart-like protein homolog, with the protein MSSTSTVRRFGTGKTYGRARESTASRAFDEVLTGKPTPIKATPSYTKWGKTNFVAIRGDQKNKLDVIPDAGVKIEPVKESKEEDPFSFDTEDKRKSSPTKRGVVVAQEVHRPTTKLPASRIVTVSDGNQNVTNQSLPAAIARPGRTYTRSQEGRTWTGLSGRSQLIMDQFVEVGKTVTTEEGMKVIYYSSQPHPRATPCTPVPVSHTTESLSNSSVDTSAVSSAEAVTPVSLASMHDNTPKAGSSIDDGSDDDDDDIFPATFRRQPLKTYTGEIITPVINAPDSPPPSKKRRMRSSRGRRNSRYTDPSLIEEYRRRYEATNAHKDHTAGMFNSTVISSKEMRNQQGTTLVVVCKPKVDVAEKKDDVQTKYFKNVKKELDKADKNSILDFSESSDSQEETKIEGIHEAKSLQTSLKRASSAPLPSLITSSPDNASSASTPTRNLRVRFADEVVVSSANTKSSVPSTSKRGRPPKSSKDTGSSSQDAANAGTNSESGKVQIDNQDASVGVRTRSSNRQYRIFKSRGPPPVSTVSNEQSVSESADSPEMPQLTPELPSCVEGNEDNKRMVEDQTPPDIKNENEEMKTCRSEEERSKISEEMTLEDSDRNGIEKSGTDETSNQKNKPAMASPMEMSEDSQELPQDLTPPVEGNQKEETAAPSSTRRFFKTKKSAGAVTSNLQRRVFEKSPSKASYNARSWHQDQDSPDKEERKAPRTLRPLAVDDFEDAVPSSQTMPKLKRTVHWSKDEDRDSYTSLHVNKQHKELYTVVHNVKQAYEVQESGETQDFMDDIEYLLDSLRDDQPSSIRTLSTIQLAGRCILPSFRMHLRAHGTVTKIFSLLHDACSDSALALSTAAMMFMLSRDRLNMDLDKESLHLMLKLNEVDMPREGYTIAKPVLQTGADTGEANISATTGINGEESVELEKCRRRVQELLEQLQRETNAKQIDLDFVSTGNLAMESLLSLTSRRAGEWFKEELRCLGGLDHFVETIYRCGAEIKEDVVGQLEPYINNLKKLDRCLRVLENITFMNSDNQTYLIAYNNGRLISSTYRILKLCQQCLPTCPLQEIGDARLKEQPGWTIFSCLLAILRVLVNITHDNEFGSAKVGEEKGLLQTVLSCMLSTQWYIPSDQRFDLLVLSLGLVVNLLEHCDKNRHQLTEMFVPARAKEDAAAVEMNVIEALVQLFLQRETSAAQIEETSDMVSTGEAVVREQMQEKVEQASRSPELCTAGSSSDKQIDGASILEDEETFTKALHKAGKHMENSIVASYVGLLLGCFIQGNEKYIELVKQHLPGGSFQPMICILKKFLGFMELTTAVGTTDGNSISRVIETLEAC; encoded by the exons ATGAGCAGCACAAGTACTGTGCGGCGTTTTGGCACAGGAAAGACGTATGGCAGAGCAAGAGAAAGCACAGCCAGTCGTGCCTTTGATGAAGTCCTTACAGGGAAGCCAACTCCAATCAAAGCCACACCATCTTACACAAAATGgggcaaaacaaattttgttgcaATTCGAGGAGACCAGAAAAACAAACTAGATGTGATTCCAGATGCAGGTGTGAAGATAGAACCTGTAAAGGAGTCAAAGGAAGAGGATCCTTTTAGCTTTGATACAGAGGATAAGCGCAAATCAAGTCCTACGAAGCGCGGCGTAGTTGTTGCACAAGAGGTGCACCGTCCAACCACTAAGCTTCCTGCATCTAGAATTGTTACTGTAAGTGATGGAAATCAAAACGTAACAAATCAGTCACTTCCTGCTGCCATTGCTCGGCCTGGAAGGACCTACACCAGATCTCAGGAAGGTCGTACGTGGACTGGGCTTAGTGGTCGATCACAGCTTATTATGGACCAGTTTGTTGAAGTTGGAAAGACAGTCACAACAGAAGAGGGAATGAAGGTCATCTACTATTCTTCTCAGCCTCATCCCCGTGCAACACCCTGCACCCCTGTACCAGTTTCTCACACAACAGAATCATTGTCAAACAGCTCAGTTGACACTTCAGCTGTTAGCAGTGCAGAAGCTGTCACTCCTGTAAGTCTGGCATCCATGCATGACAATACACCTAAAGCTGGTTCCTCAATTGATGACGGtagtgatgacgatgatgatgatatcttcCCAGCTACTTTTCGCCGACAGCCGTTGAAAACATACACAGGAGAGATAATAACCCCAGTTATTAATGCACCAGACTCACCCCCTCCTAGCAAAAAGCGAAGAATGCGTTCTAGCAGAGGAAGAAGGAATTCACGATACACTGACCCATCATTAATTGAAGAATACAGGCGCCGTTATGAGGCAACAAATGCTCATAAAGATCACACAGCGGGTATGTTCAACAGTACAGTGATATCTAGTAAGGAAATGCGTAACCAGCAAGGCACTACTCTTGTTGTGGTGTGCAAACCTAAAGTAGATGTTGCAGAGAAAAAAGATGATGTGCAGACAAAGTATTTCAAGAATGTCAAAAAAGAGCTTGATAAAGCTGACAAAAATAGTATCCTTGACTTCTCTGAGTCATCAGATTCTCAGGAAGAGACAAAAATAGAGGGAATTCATGAAGCCAAAAGCTTGCAAACTTCTTTAAAAAGGGCTAGCAGTGCACCTTTACCTTCCTTGATAACGTCTTCACCTGACAATGCCTCTTCTGCCAGCACACCAACTCGTAACCTTCGGGTCCGATTTGCAGATGAAGTGGTAGTTTCATCTGCTAACACAAAATCGTCTGTTCCTTCGACAAGTAAGAGAGGACGACCACCCAAATCATCTAAAGATACGGGAAGTTCCAGTCAGGACGCTGCTAATGCTGGCACCAATTCTGAAAGCGGCAAGGTTCAAATTGACAATCAAGATGCAAGTGTCGGCGTGAGAACTCGCTCTAGTAATCGCCAGTACAGAATTTTTAAGTCTCGGGGACCTCCACCAGTTTCTACTGTCAGCAATGAGCAAAGTGTTTCAGAGTCTGCAGACTCACCAGAAATGCCTCAGCTTACACCAGAATTGCCATCTTGTGTTGAGGGTAATGAAGACAATAAAAGGATGGTTGAAGATCAGACCCCTCCAGATataaaaaatgagaatgaagaaatgaaaacatgtaGATCAGAAGAAGAGAGGTCTAAAATTTCTGAAGAGATGACATTGGAAGATAGTGACAGAAATGGTATAGAGAAGAGTGGCACAGATGAGACATCgaatcaaaaaaataaacctgcGATGGCTTCGCCAATGGAAATGTCTGAGGATTCTCAAGAGTTACCACAGGACCTAACACCTCCTGTAGAAGGGAACCAGAAGGAAGAAACTGCTGCACCATCTTCTACTCGACGCTtctttaaaaccaaaaaatcagCAGGGGCAGTCACCTCTAACCTGCAGCGTCGAGTCTTTGAAAAG TCTCCATCAAAAGCATCCTACAATGCAAGATCATGGCACCAGGATCAGGATTCACCTGACAAAGAG gaaAGAAAAGCACCTCGCACTTTAAGACCTCTGGCTGTAGATGACTTTGAAGATGCTGTCCCTTCATCACAGACAATGCCAAAGTTAAAAAGAACAGTACATTGGTCAAAGGATGAGGACAGAGATTCATATACATCACTTCATGTTAACAAACAGCACAAGGAA CTGTACACTGTAGTACACAATGTGAAGCAGGCATATGAAGTACAGGAATCTGGAGAAACACAGGATTTCATGGATGACATTGAATATCTGCTGGATAGTCTTCGTGATGATCAGCCATCATCTATTCGCACATTAAG CACAATCCAGTTAGCAGGTCGCTGCATTTTGCCATCTTTTAGGATGCATTTGCGTGCTCATGGAACTGTAACAAAGATTTTTAGCCTTCTTCATGATGCTTGTTCAGATTCA GCACTGGCACTGAGCACTGCAGCTATGATGTTTATGCTGTCTCGTGATCGCCTTAACATGGATTTGGACAAAGAATCACTCCATCTAATGCTTAAGTTGAATGAGGTAGACATGCCAAGGGAAGGTTACACCATAGCTAAACCAGTCCTACAGACAGGAGCTGATACAGGGGAAGCAAATATATCTGCTACTACTGGTATTAATGGAGAGGAGAGCGTAGAGCTTGAAAAATGTCGAAGACGTGTCCAAGAACTGCTGGAACAATTACAGCGCGAAACCAATGCAAAACAGATAGATCTTGATTTTGTTTCG ACTGGAAATTTGGCTATGGAATCACTTCTCAGTTTAACATCACGCCGTGCTGGAGAGTGGTTTAAGGAAGAACTTCGGTGTCTTGGTGGCTTGGACCATTTTGTAGAAACAA TTTACCGTTGTGGAGCAGAGATAAAAGAGGATGTGGTCGGGCAACTGGAACCTTACATAAACAACTTAAAGAAGTTGGACCGATGTTTGAGAGTTTTGGAGAAT ATCACATTTATGAATAGTGACAATCAGACCTACCTCATTGCTTACAATAATGGTCGCCTAATTTCCTCAACATATCG TATTCTAAAGCTGTGTCAACAGTGCCTTCCCACCTGTCCACTGCAAGAAATTGGGGATGCAAGACTTAAGGAACAACCTGGATGGACGATCTTCAGCTGCCTTCTTGCCATTCTGCGTGTTCTTGTAAACATAACCCATGATAATG AATTTGGCAGCGCTAAAGTTGGAGAAGAAAAAGGCCTTCTTCAGACTGTTCTGAGCTGCATGTTGAGTACACAGTGGTATATACCATCTGACCAGCGTTTTGACTTGCTTGTGTTG AGTTTGGGTCTGGTGGTCAACCTTTTGGAACACTGTGACAAAAATCGACATCAGTTGACAGAAATGTTTGTGCCTGCACGGGCAAAGGaagatgctgctgctgtggaGATGAATGTTATTGAAGCTTTAGTTCAG CTTTTCTTGCAACGTGAAACTTCAGCTGCACAAATAGAAGAGACATCTGACATGGTCAGTACTGGTGAAGCAGTGGTACGGGAACAAATGCAGGAGAAAGTGGAACAGGCTAGCAGGTCACCTGAACTCTGTACAGCTGGTAGCAGTTCAGACAAACAGATTGATGGTGCAAGTATTTTGGAAGATGAGGAGACCTTTACCAAAG